A window of Plantibacter sp. PA-3-X8 genomic DNA:
CGAGGATCTTCTCCACCCAGATGGGTGCTCCGCCGATGCGCTCGGACAGTCGGTCGAGGTAGGCACCGGGGTCGAGGAGCCCGTCCGGGTGGTCCACGCGGATCCCGTCGGCGAGGCCGTCGTCGAACCAACGACCGATCTCGACGTGCGAGCCGTCGAAGACCGCCGGGTCCTCGACCCGGATCGCTGCGAGCGTGTTGACGGCGAAGAACCGTCGGTAGTTCAGCTCGCTGTCGGCGCGGCGCCAGTTCACCAGTTCGTAGTGCTGGCGGTCGTGTACCTCGCGGGCGCTCGCGTCGTCGTCCGCCGTCCCGGGAGCGATGGGCAGTCGGTGGTCGAAGTAGCGCAGTTCGCCGTCCTCGATGCTGAGGTCGTCGAGCGCACGACGTCCGTCCTCGTCGTCGCCCAGGATCGGCACCCGGATCCGACCGTCGCCGGCCTCCCAGTCGACGTCGAACGCGGCCGCGTGCTCTGCGTCCCGACCGTGCTGGATCAGGTCCCACCACCAGGCGTTCTCCACCGGTGTCGCGACGCCCATGTGGTTCGGGACGGTGTCGATGAGGACGCCGAGGCCGGCCGCGTGGGCTGCTTCGGCGAGCGCCGTGAGCCCGTCGGCACCGCCGCGCTCCGGGTCGACCTCGGTGTGGTCGACGACGTCGTAGCCGTGGGTGGATCCGGGTTCCGCGCGGAGGATCGGCGACAGGTAGACCCAGTCGGCACCGAGGGCCTGGAGGTAGTCGACGAGCGCCGCGGCGTCCTGGAGTCGGAAGTCCGCGGTCAGCTGGAGACGGTAGGTCGAGACGGGCACGGTGGAACGCTGTGGCCCGCCGCCGGACACGGTGGTCATGATGCGACCCCCGATCGCAGGAGGGTGAAGGAGGTCCCCTGCACGATCACCGTCGTCGACCCCTCGGCGAGCATCTGCTCCGGGTCACTCGATTCGACGAGCGCCCATGGCAGGCCGGGAGCCTTCGGCAGGCTGAACTCCACGCCGTTCTCGGCCGCGTTGAGCAGCAGGGCGAACGACGCCGATCCGGCGTGACGGAACACGAAGGTGATCGAGCGGGCGTCCGGGTTGTCCCAGTCCTCGTCGGCGAAGGGCTCGTCGTCGGACCGGGTGATGAAGACCCGGTCGTCTGCTTTGGAGCCCGGACCCTGGCGGAACCAGTCGGGTCGCAGGGCCGGCTCGGCGAGGCGCAGGGCGATCAGACGCTTCGTGAAGCCGAGGAGGTCGTGGTCGGCGTGCTCCCAGTCGAACCACGACACCTCGTTGTCCTGGCAGTAGGCGTTGTTGTTGCCGCCCTGGGTGCGGGCGATCTCGTCGCCGCCGAGGATCATCGGGACACCGGCCGACAGCAGGACCGTCGCGAGGAAGTTGCGACGCTGACGGCCGCGGCGCGCGTTCACGGCGGGGTCGTCCGTCGGACCCTCCGCACCGTTGTTGCTGGAGCGGTTGTCGCTCTCGCCGTCGTTGTTGTCCTCGCCGTTCGCCGCGTTGTGCTTCGTCGAGTACGCCGTGAGGTCGGCGAGGGTGAAGCCGTCGTGCGCGGTGACGAAGTTGACGCTGGACAGCGGCGAGCGTCGGGACGCCTCGTAGACGTCGGGGCTACCGAGGACGCGCTGCGACATGGTGCCGAGCACGCTGTCGGCGCCGTTCCAGAAGTCGCGCACGTCGTCGCGGAACTTCCCGTTCCACTCGGACCAGCTCGCGGGGAAGCCACCGACCTGGTAGCCGGCGGTGTCCCACGGCTCGGCGATCATCTTGATCGGGGCGAGCACCGGGTCCTGCTCGATGAGTGAGAGGAACGCACTGTGGATCTCGGCGGAACCGTCCTGGCGGGTGAGCGTCGTCGCGAGGTCGAAGCGGAAGCCGTCGACGTGCATCTCGGTCACCCAGTAGCGCAGGGAGTCCATGATGAGGCCGAGCGCCGCGGGGTGGCCGACGTTGACGCTGTTGCCCGTGCCCGTGGTGTCGAAGTAGTGCTCGCGGTCCTCGTCGACGAGACGGTAGTAGGCCGCGTTGTCGATGCCCTTGAACGACAGGGTCGGGCCCATGTGGTTGCCCTCGGCCGTGTGGTTGTAGACGACGTCGAGGATGACCTCGAGGCCGGCGGCGTGCATCGCCTTGACCATGGCCTTGAACTCGTCGACCTGCCCACCGGTATCGCCGGCGGCCGCGTACTCGCCGTGCGGGGCGAAGAAGCCGATGGAGTTGTAGCCCCAGTAGTTGCGGAGCCCCTTCTCCTCGAGGTGGCTGTCCTGCACGAACTGGTGCACCGGGAGGAGTTCGACCGCGGTCACGCCGAGGTCGGTGAGGTAGCGGATGGCTGCCGGGTGGGCGAGGCCGGCGTAGGTGCCGCGGATCTCCTCGGGCACCTCGGCGAGCTGCTTGGTGAAGCCCTTCACGTGGACCTCGTAGACGATCGTCTCGGCGAGCGGGATGCGCGGGGCGACATCCTGGCCGTCGGCGTCCCAGTCGAACGAGGACGGGTCGGTGACCACACCGAGCGCGACGTGGCCCGCGGAGTCGGTGTCGTCCATCGTCTCCGGAGCGTCGAGGCGGTGGCTGAACTGCGCCTGGCCGAGGTCGTAGCGCCCCGTGACCGCCGTCGCGTGCGGGTCGAGCAGCACCTTCGCCGGGTTGTGGCGGAGACCGTTCGCCGGGTCCCAGGGGCCGTCGACGCGGATGCCGTACCGCGTCCCGGGGACGAGGCCCTCCACCAGTCCGTGGAACACGTGTCCGGTGCGCTGTTCGAGGCGCGTCTGCTGCTCCTCCCCACCCTCGGGGAAGATGCACACGGTGACGGCGTCGGCGGTCTCCGAGTAGATGGCGACGTTCGCACCATCGCCCCGAAGGGTGACGCCGAGCGGATAGGGGGTCGAGAGCGTCATGGCGCCCTTTCACTCGAAGGGATCGATCGTTGTTGAGACGGTACACCGGCCGGATGACTTCCCCGGTTCCGGACGAAACGTGGTAATGGGCCGATCAGAACGCGAAGATGCCGATCGCGACGCCGATGGCGAGCCCCGCAGCGGCCGTCGCGGCGGCGAGGAGCAATGCGATCCGGGGGTCGACGCCCTGGTCGACGACGAGACCGAGGCGCGCACGCACCCGGCGGACCCGGCGGACGCGCGACTCGGACCAGATCTCGCGCAGGCTGGCTGCGACCTCGTGGGCGGCGGGTCGGTCCTCCGGCTTGCGGGCGGTCATGGACCGCAACAGCGGGTGCCAGGCGGCGGGGAGCTCGGGCGGGATCACCGGGTCACGGTGCAGGCGTGCGATGGCGGCCTCGACGAGACCGCCGTCGAACTCCCGGCGACCGGTGACGGCCTCGAGCAGGACGAGGCCGAGCGAGTAGATGTCCGTCTCGGTGCCGACGGTGTCGCCGAGCGCCTGCTCGGGCGAGAGGTAGGACGCCGTGCCGGAGATGGCCTCGGTGTTCGTGAGGCGCGACCCGCCCACGAAGTGCGCGATCCCGAAGTCGGACAGCTTCACGAGGTTCGCGTGGCCGAACGCGGCGATGTCGCTGAAGAGCATGTTGTCGGGCTTGATGTCGCGGTGCACGATCGACCGCGTGTGGATGAAGGACAGCGCGTCGGCGACCTGCGCACCGAGGGCGGCTGCGTCACGCGGGAGCATCGGGCCGGCCTGCAGCTTGTCGGTGAGCGTGGCGCCCGGGATGTACTCCATGACGAGGAACCGGTGCTCGACGCCGCGGTGGACGACGGAACCGGAGTCGTAGAGCTCGACGAGCCCCGGGTGGCGGAGTTCCCCGAGCAGACGGATCTCCCGCTCCTGACGCAGCCGGTCGTTCGCGGTCGCGGCCTCGTCGCGGAAGAGCTTCACGGCGACGGGGCGCGAGAGCAGCTCGTCGCGTGCGCGGTAGACGTTGGCGGACCCGCCGGAGCCGAGCTGCTCACCGATGCTGTAACGCCCGTTCGACAGGCTGACGCCGGTGACGACCGTCTCGGTGTGCTCGGTGAACATCGCAGCTGGATCGGTGATCGATCCGGCGTGTGCCGGCGGTCGGTGCAGGGAGTCGCTCACGGCCGCCCCCTTCACGGTGCAGTCGATGTTGGCCGCGCCACCGTGTTCTCGGCAGGCTGTTCCAGCAACCACGTTACAAGGCGTTCGTCGTTCAGGCGGATTCGTGTCGGAGTGTTGAGAACGGCTAGCGCACCTGGTAGGCGTCTGCAAGACCCCGATGCTCCCTTGCGGGCCCCGAACCGCGACGAGGACCATGGAGAGGGCCGGGGAACCCGGGCCGAGTCGTCTGCTGCGAGGAGCACCCATGTCCACTGTCGCTGAAACCGTCGTCGCCACCCTCCAGGCCAGCGGTGTACAACGCGTCTACGGCCTCCCGGGCGACTCCCTGAACGGCTTCACCGATGCTCTCCGCTCCTCCGGCGGCATCGACTGGGTGCACGTGCGCCACGAGGAGGCGGCCGCCTTCGCCGCGGCGGCGGAAGCGGAGCTGACCGGCGAGCTGGCGGTCGTCGCGGCGAGCTGCGGCCCCGGCAACCTGCACCTCATCAACGGCCTCTTCGACGCGAACCGCTCACGGGTACCGGTGCTCGCGATCGCCGCCCACATCCCGAGCTCCGAGATCGGGACCACCTACTTCCAGGAGACCCACCCGCAGGAGCTGTTCCGTGAGTGCAGCGTCTACGTGGAACTCGTCTCCCAGCCGGAGCAACTGCCGCGGGTGCTCGAGATCGCGATGCGCACCGCGGTCGAGCGCCGCGGCGTGGCCGTCGTGGTCGTCCCGGGCGACGTCATGCTCCAGCACGCGGTCTCGGAGCACGTCGCCGCCATCCGGGCGACGCGACCCCGGATCCTGCCGTCGGAGCACGAACTCGACGAGGCCGCTCGCCTGCTCAACGGCGGCAAGCGGGTCACCATCCTTGCCGGAGCCGGAGTCGCCGGAGCGCACGAGCAGCTCATCGCGACCGCGGACGCGCTCGGCGCCCCCATCGTCCACGCCCTGCGCGGCAAGGAGCACGTCGAGTACGACAACCCGTTCGACGTCGGCATGACCGGCCTCCTCGGATTCGCCAGCGGCTACCACGCCATGCTCTCGTGCGACGTCCTCCTCATGCTGGGCACCGACTTCCCCTATCCGCAGTTCTTCCCCGAGCACGCGACCGTCATCCAGGTCGACATCCGCGGTGAGCAGATCGGCCGGCGGCACCCGGTCGACCTGCCGCTCGTCGGGACCGTCCGGGACACGCTCGACGCGCTGCTGCCGAAGCTCGAGCGCAAGACGCACCGCAAGCACCTGGAGGAGTCGCTCAAGCACTACCGCAGCTCGCGGAAGGGCCTCGACGACCTCGCGACCGCGGACCACGACGGCCAGGCGATCCACCCGCAGTACCTCGCGAAGGTCGTCGACCGGCTGGCGACGGACGACGCCGTGTTCATCCCCGACGTCGGCTCCCCCGTCGTCTGGGCGTCGCGCTACCTCACCATGAACGGGCGGCGCCGACTCATCGGCTCGTTCAGCCACGGCAGCATGGCGAACGCCGTCTCCCACGGTCTCGGAGCCCAGGCGTCCCACCCCGGCCGCCAGGTCATCGCGCTCGCGGGCGACGGCGGACTCACCATGCTGCTCGGCGAACTCATCTCGCTCACCCAGAACAAGCTGCCCGTGAAGATCATCGTCATCAACAACTCCTCGCTCAACTTCGTGGAGCTGGAGATGAAGGCCGCCGGGTTCGTCAACTTCGGCACCGACCTTGTGAACCCCGACTTCTCGCGTGTGGCGGAGGGCATGGGGATCCACGGCGAACGCGTCGAGCGGGCGAGCGAGTTGGAGGGCGCCATCCGTCGGGCCTTCGATCACGACGGTCCAGCGCTCGTCGACGTCGTGACGGCGAGACAAGAGCTGTCGATCCCGCCGACGATCACCGCCGAGCAGATGAAGGGGTTCACCCTGTACGCGCTCCGGACGGTCATGTCGGGCCGCGGCGACGAACTGCTCGACCTCGCGAACACGAACCTGTTGCGCCGCATCCTGCCCGGCCACTGAGCGACGGCCGGATTCCCCCGCGGTATCCAGAGACCGCCGGGTAGACTCGTCTACCGTGTCCAGACTTCTCGTTACCGGCGGCGCCGGATTCATCGGCTCGAACTTCGTCCACTACGTCCTGAACAACACCGATCACTCGGTGACCGTCCTCGACAAGATGACCTACGCGGGCAACCGCGCCTCACTCGACGGCCTCCCGGCCGATCGTTTCGAGCTCGTCGTCGGCGACATCCAGGACGCGACGCTCGTCGACGAGCTCGTCGCCCGTCACGACGCCGTCGTGCACTACGCGGCGGAGTCGCACAACGACAACTCCCTCCACGACCCGCGCCCGTTCCTCGACACGAACATCATCGGCACGTACACGCTGCTCGAGGCGGCTCGCAAGCACGGCACGCGGTTCCACCACATCTCGACCGACGAGGTCTACGGCGACCTCGAGCTCGACGACCCGGAGCGCTTCACCGAGCAGACGCCGTACAACCCGTCGAGCCCGTACTCCTCGACGAAGGCCGGCAGCGACCTCCTCGTCCGCGCGTGGGTGCGGTCCTTCGGCGTCAAGGCGACGATCTCGAACTGCTCCAACAACTACGGTCCGTACCAGCACGTGGAGAAGTTCATCCCGCGCCAGATCACGAACGTGCTCGGCGGTGAGCGACCGAAGCTGTACGGCACGGGCGAGAACGTCCGCGACTGGATCCACGCGAACGACCACTCGTCCGCCGTCCTCACGATCCTCGACAAGGGGGTCATCGGCGAGACGTACCTCATCGGTGCCGATGGCGAGAAGAACAACAAGGACGTCGTCGAGCTCATCCTCACCCAGCTCGGTCAGCCGGCGGACGCCTACGACCACGTGAACGACCGTCCCGGCCATGACCTCCGCTACGCGATCGACTCGTCGAAGCTGCGCACGGAGCTCGGCTGGACCCCGGCGTTCAGTGATTTCGAGGCCGGCCTCGCCGACACGATCGCCTGGTACCGCGACAACGAGTCGTGGTGGAAGCCGCAGAAGGCCGCCACCGAGGCGAAGTACCAGGAGCAGGGTCAGTAACCCTCAGACACCGTCACGAAGGCCCGCCCGGCATCAGCCGGGCGGGCCTTCGTCGTTCCGTGCCCCGGCCCCCGAGCCCCGACACCGGCCCCTGAGCCACAACACCGGTCCCTGAGCCACAAACCGGTCCCTGAGCCTGTCGAAGGGCACCCGCCCTCGGGGTGAAAACACGACTGCCCCGCCCGGGGTCGGGCGAGGCAGTCGAAGTATTGGGTTCCGTGGCGTCAGTCGACGTTCGCGTAGAGCCACTCGAGCGGGTCGACCCAGGTGACGCCGTCGAGTCGGATCTCGAAGTGGAGGTGCGGGCCCGTGGACATGCCCGTGCTGCCGGTGAGGCCGAGGATGGTGCCGACCTTGATCGCCTGCCCCTCGACGACGCGGACCGAGCCGTGCTGCATGTGCGCGTAGACGCTCGAGACGAGGCGGCCGTTGATGGTGTGGTCGACGATGACGTTGACGCCGAGCGAGCCTTCGCCGTCTTCGACGTGGCGGACGACGCCGTCGGCGATGACCTGGATGGGCGCACCGTTGCCGGGGTTGAAGTCCTGGCCGTGGTGGTCGCTCGAGCAGCCGGCGCAGTCGCGGGCACCGAAGCGGTCACCGATGGTGACACCGACCGCGAACGGCCACTGGATGGTCCCGTTCGGGTTGTTCGTGAAGGTGTTCGCGGGGCGGATGCCCATTGCGGCGGCGGCTTCCTCGACGGTGCTCGTCGTGTAGTCGTCGCGGGTGAAGGTCAGCTCAGCCGATCCCTCGCTGTCGAGCGACTGCGACGCCTGGTTGCTCAGCCCGTTGCCGTCGCCGAGCTCGGCCTGCGAGGCCTCGGCCACCGACGTCGCGACGTCTTCAGCGGTGAGCAGCGCGTTGGCGGGCACCGAGGTGGCCACGGCCATGAGGGCGACGAAGCCCATCGCGGCACCCGCGAAGATCTTGGTGGTGATGCGACGCTTGCGCGCGATGGTCGTCGGGCGGGGCGACGCCGGTGCGGCGGACGGACGGGACGATGCGCGGGGCTTCGAGGCCGGCCTCGGTGCAGCTGCGCGGCGTGCACGGGGAGCGTCGACGGTGGACGCGTCGACCGTCACCGTGATGGACTCGGTGGCTGGAGTGGTGTCGGAGGCCACGGCCGGTTCGGCGATGAGCGGCTCTGCCTCGACCGGCGCGATGTCGGCGACGTCGGGGATGTGCACGGCGTCGATCGCCTCGGCGATCATCTGGTCGACCGGGTCGATGGCCGCGGCCGTCTCCCCCTGGTCGGCGCTGGCCTCATGCGTCGGCTCCTGCAGCACGGACTCCTGGTGCTCCAGGGCGGCCGCCGCCTGACGCTCACGTTCGCGGAGTTCACGGCGGCTGAGCGGCGGCGTCTGCACGGGTGCAGCGCTGTTCTCGACAGACGTGTTCTGCGGGTCCTGAGGGTCGGGAAGCACAGGGGTGTCCTCAGGGCTTGCATGGCGTGACAAGGGGGCGGGAGCCTTTCAATGGGCTAGCAGGAAGATCTCGACGTCCGTCCGCGCGGGGGAACGCGAAGGTAACGAATGCATAAATGCTAGCAACGGGAGGCTGAAAAAGCCATGGCAGTGATCGGTTTTATCCGATAAAGGCCTGGTCAGAGGCCATATGAGAGTTCTCTTATGAACGAGTCGCCCCCGGAGCGTTACCGCGAGCGGCGGCGGCGCGCATGGAGTGTCACCCGATCGGCGTCGCGAAGCCCTGCTCGACGAGGAGCCGTTCGAGGACCGCGAGCAGCGGTGCATCGGCGGCCATGATGAGCTGCGTGGTGGCCGGAGCACCGTCAAAGCCGGCGACCGTCGCGCCCGCCTCGGCAGCGATGAGCGCGCCCGCGACCTGGTCCCACGGCTTCAGGCCGCTCTCGTAGTAGGCGTCGAGGCGGCCGGAGGCGACGCTGCAGAGGTCGAGTGCGGCGGATCCGATCCGCCGGACGTCGCGGAAGGTCCCGAGGAGGGCGCCGAGCACGGCTGCCTGCTCCATGCGACGCGAGGCGGTGTAGGAGAAGCCCGTGCCGAGCAGCGCCACGTTCGGTGCCACGCCTCGGTTGACCTCGAGGGCGCGGCCGTTCAGTCGTGCTCCACCGCCGCGGGAGGCGGTGTAGTGCTCACCCAGGACCGGGTTCACCACAGCCCCGGCGAGGGCGGTCCAGGTGGCCGGGTCCGGTTCACCTTCGACGACCCCGATGCTGACGGCGTACGCGGGGATGTCGTAGAGGTAGTTGACGGTGCCGTCGATGGGGTCGACGACCCAGGTCAGGCCGGAGGTCCCCGTCGCGCCGCCTTCCTTGCCGGTCTCCTCGCCGAGGAATCCGTCGTCCGGTCGTGCAGCGAGGAGGCGGTCGCGGATGAACTGCTCGGACTCGCGGTCGGCTCGGGTCACGACGTCCTCGACCGACGACTTGCTCGCCGCGATCTCGACGCCCTCCCGGCGTCGGCGCAGGATCAGTTCGCCGGCCTCTGCGGCGATGTCGGTGGCGATCTGGAGGAGTTCTTCGTGTCCGGTCACCCCACCACCCTATGGCGGCCCCTCCTGCCCTTCGACACGTCGACCGCCTCAGTGCGCTGCAGCTCAGGGACCGGATCGAACCCGGGCACTCGTCCGCCGCGGGCCGAGGCGGCGCAACCCGGGCACCCTTCGACAGGCTCAGGGACCGAAGCGTTCCAGGCACACCTCTCCCCGCTCACCGAGGCAGCGCAACCCGAGTGCCCTTCGACAAGCTCAGGGACCGAAACGTTCCGGGCACACCTCTCCCCGCTCACCGAGGCAGCGCAACCCGAGTGCCCTTCGACAAGCTCAGGGACCGAAACGTTCCGGGCACACCTCTCCCCGCTCACCGAGGCAGCGCAACCCGAGTGCCCTTCGACAAGCTCAGGGACCGGTGCGTTCCGGACACACTCCAGCCCGGTCACTGAGCCTGTCGAAGTGCCCACGAGGAAGCCTCCTCGTTCCGGGCACACCTCTCCCGGTCACTGAGCTTGTCGAAGTGCCCACGAGGACCCACCCCCTTCGACAGGCTCAGGGACCGAAACTGGTCAGAAGGGCGCGGGATCGGGTTCGGTCCGATACTGCTTCCCGTCGGGTGTCGTCCACTCAAGCACGCCGCCGGGTCCGTGGTCGAGGTTCCATCCGGGCAGATGCTTCATCCGGTGATGATGTCGGCACAGGCAGGCGAGATTGCCGACATCCGTTGCCCCGCCGTCCTCCCAGGCGACCGAATGGTCGAGATCGCAGGCCCGTGCTCGCCTGCCGCAGCCCGGTGCCCGGCAGGTGCCGTCCCGGAGGCGCACTGCCCGTTGCAGGTCGGCGGGAACGCGGTACTGGTTGCGTCCGACGGAGAGCATCGCACCCGTCTCCGGCTGGACGAGGATCCGGGTGAAGCTCGGGGCGTTCACCGCGATACGGGCCGCAGTCTCCGGGTCGATCGGGCCGTAGCCGTCGAGCGTCGCCGGGGCATCGCTCACACCGGCCATACTGAGCGCCGGAACCGTGATCTGCACCGTCGGCTTGATGTGCTCCTGGACCTCGATCGGGTGCGGGAGCACCGGGCTCGACATGACGTCTTCCGGCGTGACGCCGGTGAGGGCGAGGGCTGCGAGGGCGTCGGCCTGGAGTTGTGCGCAGGTGCGGGTGTCGCCAGCTGCGCGTGACTCCGCTGCCGCCGCTTCGACACGCTCGATGATGCCCTGCGCGATGGGCGCCGTGGTGAAGAGATGAACCCAGGCCATGCCGTCGGCTGCGGGCTCGAACTCGACCCGGCGGTCCGCCTCGGAGCGGACCGCTCGGGCGGTGATGGACTCGGGGTGGAGGCGCTCGCGGAGCACTCGGGCGCGCCTGCGGAGGTTCGCGTTGGTCAGCTGCTCCGCGGCCGGCAACACAGCCTCCAGGAACGCCGCCCGCCCCGCGGTCGGCACGTCACTGAGTTGGTCGATGATCGTCTGCGCGTGCCGCGCCGAGATACGACCCGCCTCGAGCGAGGCAAGCACGGCAGGTGCTTCGTTCACGAGACGCTCGGCGCCGTTCGTCGCCCGCTGAACGGTCCGCTCAGGCGTGCGCGTCGCCATCGCAAGCGCTGCACATGCCGACCGGCGGGAGAGCGCCTGCCGCTCCGCGCGCGGAAAGATCGCCGGGACGGTGGCATCTGCGAAGGCGTCCGCGTAGGCAGCAGAACGGGCGAGTAGGCGAGCCTCCTCGGCGTCCAGAGCCGCGCGGCGACGCTGGATGTCCGCGTAGTGATCCGAGAACTCCGCGAGGCGCGCGGCGCACTCGTCGCCAGCTCGAACTGCGGAGGCGGTGGTCTCGGTCATGGAACAAGTCCATCATGGACCACTGACATTCCAGATGGTGAGTCGTCTCGGATGTGGAAGTTGCTCGTGTGCCCTTCGACAAGCTCAGGGACCGGTGAAGGTCGGCCGGATTGGCGGTGTTTTCCGTGTGCCCTTCGACAAGCTCAGGGACCGGAGGAGGCATGCCGGATTGGCGGGGTTCTCCGTGCACCCTTCGACAAGCTCAGGGACCGGAGAGGGTTGCTCAGGGACCGGAGAGGGGTGGTCAGGGTCCGGAGGAGGCATCCCGGGTCCGTGGGGTACTCCGTGGGCACTGCGACACTTCGACAGGCTCAGTGCGACGCAGCTCAGGGACCGGCAGTCCACTCCCGCCCGACTCTCCGGCACGACGAAAAATCGCCCCATCCTGAGGATGAGGCGATTTGTCCGTGGCGAGTGAGGGATTCGAACCCCCGAAGGCTGAGCCGTCTGATTTACAGTCAGATCCCTTTGGCCGCTAGGGTAACTCGCCAAGCGCGCCCGACCGACTTTCGAACAGCCAACCGAAAGCGCTTGACCAATATAGCCGTCAGACCGCCGGACGCGAAATCAGCGTCGGCATCCGTCACCGGGCCGCTCAGCGCTCGTCGGACGGCACGGCCTCGGCGTACTCGTTCGCCGCTGCGGCGACCCGCCGAAGGTACTCGGGTGACGAGTTGTACGCCCGGATCCCGCTCAGCCAGCCGTCCTCCGTCCGCATGTCGTAGTCG
This region includes:
- a CDS encoding HNH endonuclease signature motif containing protein, whose translation is MTETTASAVRAGDECAARLAEFSDHYADIQRRRAALDAEEARLLARSAAYADAFADATVPAIFPRAERQALSRRSACAALAMATRTPERTVQRATNGAERLVNEAPAVLASLEAGRISARHAQTIIDQLSDVPTAGRAAFLEAVLPAAEQLTNANLRRRARVLRERLHPESITARAVRSEADRRVEFEPAADGMAWVHLFTTAPIAQGIIERVEAAAAESRAAGDTRTCAQLQADALAALALTGVTPEDVMSSPVLPHPIEVQEHIKPTVQITVPALSMAGVSDAPATLDGYGPIDPETAARIAVNAPSFTRILVQPETGAMLSVGRNQYRVPADLQRAVRLRDGTCRAPGCGRRARACDLDHSVAWEDGGATDVGNLACLCRHHHRMKHLPGWNLDHGPGGVLEWTTPDGKQYRTEPDPAPF
- the glgX gene encoding glycogen debranching protein GlgX, whose translation is MTLSTPYPLGVTLRGDGANVAIYSETADAVTVCIFPEGGEEQQTRLEQRTGHVFHGLVEGLVPGTRYGIRVDGPWDPANGLRHNPAKVLLDPHATAVTGRYDLGQAQFSHRLDAPETMDDTDSAGHVALGVVTDPSSFDWDADGQDVAPRIPLAETIVYEVHVKGFTKQLAEVPEEIRGTYAGLAHPAAIRYLTDLGVTAVELLPVHQFVQDSHLEEKGLRNYWGYNSIGFFAPHGEYAAAGDTGGQVDEFKAMVKAMHAAGLEVILDVVYNHTAEGNHMGPTLSFKGIDNAAYYRLVDEDREHYFDTTGTGNSVNVGHPAALGLIMDSLRYWVTEMHVDGFRFDLATTLTRQDGSAEIHSAFLSLIEQDPVLAPIKMIAEPWDTAGYQVGGFPASWSEWNGKFRDDVRDFWNGADSVLGTMSQRVLGSPDVYEASRRSPLSSVNFVTAHDGFTLADLTAYSTKHNAANGEDNNDGESDNRSSNNGAEGPTDDPAVNARRGRQRRNFLATVLLSAGVPMILGGDEIARTQGGNNNAYCQDNEVSWFDWEHADHDLLGFTKRLIALRLAEPALRPDWFRQGPGSKADDRVFITRSDDEPFADEDWDNPDARSITFVFRHAGSASFALLLNAAENGVEFSLPKAPGLPWALVESSDPEQMLAEGSTTVIVQGTSFTLLRSGVAS
- the poxB gene encoding ubiquinone-dependent pyruvate dehydrogenase; amino-acid sequence: MSTVAETVVATLQASGVQRVYGLPGDSLNGFTDALRSSGGIDWVHVRHEEAAAFAAAAEAELTGELAVVAASCGPGNLHLINGLFDANRSRVPVLAIAAHIPSSEIGTTYFQETHPQELFRECSVYVELVSQPEQLPRVLEIAMRTAVERRGVAVVVVPGDVMLQHAVSEHVAAIRATRPRILPSEHELDEAARLLNGGKRVTILAGAGVAGAHEQLIATADALGAPIVHALRGKEHVEYDNPFDVGMTGLLGFASGYHAMLSCDVLLMLGTDFPYPQFFPEHATVIQVDIRGEQIGRRHPVDLPLVGTVRDTLDALLPKLERKTHRKHLEESLKHYRSSRKGLDDLATADHDGQAIHPQYLAKVVDRLATDDAVFIPDVGSPVVWASRYLTMNGRRRLIGSFSHGSMANAVSHGLGAQASHPGRQVIALAGDGGLTMLLGELISLTQNKLPVKIIVINNSSLNFVELEMKAAGFVNFGTDLVNPDFSRVAEGMGIHGERVERASELEGAIRRAFDHDGPALVDVVTARQELSIPPTITAEQMKGFTLYALRTVMSGRGDELLDLANTNLLRRILPGH
- a CDS encoding inositol monophosphatase family protein; the protein is MTGHEELLQIATDIAAEAGELILRRRREGVEIAASKSSVEDVVTRADRESEQFIRDRLLAARPDDGFLGEETGKEGGATGTSGLTWVVDPIDGTVNYLYDIPAYAVSIGVVEGEPDPATWTALAGAVVNPVLGEHYTASRGGGARLNGRALEVNRGVAPNVALLGTGFSYTASRRMEQAAVLGALLGTFRDVRRIGSAALDLCSVASGRLDAYYESGLKPWDQVAGALIAAEAGATVAGFDGAPATTQLIMAADAPLLAVLERLLVEQGFATPIG
- the rfbB gene encoding dTDP-glucose 4,6-dehydratase, translating into MSRLLVTGGAGFIGSNFVHYVLNNTDHSVTVLDKMTYAGNRASLDGLPADRFELVVGDIQDATLVDELVARHDAVVHYAAESHNDNSLHDPRPFLDTNIIGTYTLLEAARKHGTRFHHISTDEVYGDLELDDPERFTEQTPYNPSSPYSSTKAGSDLLVRAWVRSFGVKATISNCSNNYGPYQHVEKFIPRQITNVLGGERPKLYGTGENVRDWIHANDHSSAVLTILDKGVIGETYLIGADGEKNNKDVVELILTQLGQPADAYDHVNDRPGHDLRYAIDSSKLRTELGWTPAFSDFEAGLADTIAWYRDNESWWKPQKAATEAKYQEQGQ
- a CDS encoding serine/threonine-protein kinase, which gives rise to MSDSLHRPPAHAGSITDPAAMFTEHTETVVTGVSLSNGRYSIGEQLGSGGSANVYRARDELLSRPVAVKLFRDEAATANDRLRQEREIRLLGELRHPGLVELYDSGSVVHRGVEHRFLVMEYIPGATLTDKLQAGPMLPRDAAALGAQVADALSFIHTRSIVHRDIKPDNMLFSDIAAFGHANLVKLSDFGIAHFVGGSRLTNTEAISGTASYLSPEQALGDTVGTETDIYSLGLVLLEAVTGRREFDGGLVEAAIARLHRDPVIPPELPAAWHPLLRSMTARKPEDRPAAHEVAASLREIWSESRVRRVRRVRARLGLVVDQGVDPRIALLLAAATAAAGLAIGVAIGIFAF
- a CDS encoding M23 family metallopeptidase, with amino-acid sequence MLPDPQDPQNTSVENSAAPVQTPPLSRRELRERERQAAAALEHQESVLQEPTHEASADQGETAAAIDPVDQMIAEAIDAVHIPDVADIAPVEAEPLIAEPAVASDTTPATESITVTVDASTVDAPRARRAAAPRPASKPRASSRPSAAPASPRPTTIARKRRITTKIFAGAAMGFVALMAVATSVPANALLTAEDVATSVAEASQAELGDGNGLSNQASQSLDSEGSAELTFTRDDYTTSTVEEAAAAMGIRPANTFTNNPNGTIQWPFAVGVTIGDRFGARDCAGCSSDHHGQDFNPGNGAPIQVIADGVVRHVEDGEGSLGVNVIVDHTINGRLVSSVYAHMQHGSVRVVEGQAIKVGTILGLTGSTGMSTGPHLHFEIRLDGVTWVDPLEWLYANVD